One Succinivibrio dextrinosolvens DNA window includes the following coding sequences:
- a CDS encoding LacI family DNA-binding transcriptional regulator: MVNISQIAEHLGISPSTVSRALKKPDMVSLETRHKVLNAAEKMGYLQKLRDDITVASSSKLIGVIAADLTNSFSNAIVKSVTDYLDSKNYSVIVGCNYEHSSLEAKILKQWAPLNLRGLIIMPSAKFSKTVANDFIDMPVVLVDRHIDELNFDSVIEDNMGGVQQALEYLQELGHEKIAFISGSKKVYTFSQRCAGVEQSGVKAEIHEIIADSYEELFVGAFEQTNILMLRAKSSRPTAIVGANNAITSGILYALNLKGFKIPNDVSVVSYGDSNWCRFYPTPITSVCQPVEEMGRMAASMVLERINGSKEKINNVCLKSMLLRRASTSSPNAD, from the coding sequence ATGGTTAATATTTCACAGATAGCTGAGCATCTTGGAATTTCACCTTCCACAGTTTCCAGAGCATTGAAAAAGCCTGATATGGTTTCTCTTGAAACCAGACACAAGGTCTTGAATGCAGCTGAAAAGATGGGCTATCTACAGAAGTTGAGGGATGATATTACAGTTGCATCCTCAAGCAAGCTGATTGGAGTAATTGCTGCAGATCTGACAAATTCTTTTTCCAATGCAATTGTTAAATCTGTTACTGACTATCTGGACTCTAAGAATTATTCGGTTATTGTCGGCTGTAACTATGAGCATAGCTCACTAGAGGCAAAGATTTTAAAGCAGTGGGCGCCTCTTAATTTACGAGGTCTGATAATTATGCCGTCTGCAAAATTTAGCAAAACAGTTGCAAATGATTTTATAGATATGCCTGTTGTTCTAGTTGACAGACATATAGATGAGCTGAATTTTGACAGCGTCATCGAAGATAACATGGGCGGTGTTCAGCAGGCACTTGAGTATCTTCAGGAACTTGGCCACGAGAAAATCGCTTTTATATCCGGCTCCAAGAAGGTTTATACCTTCTCACAGAGATGTGCCGGAGTAGAACAGAGTGGAGTTAAAGCAGAAATTCATGAGATTATTGCCGACTCCTATGAAGAATTGTTTGTCGGAGCCTTTGAGCAGACAAATATTTTAATGTTGAGAGCTAAAAGCAGTCGACCAACTGCAATTGTCGGAGCAAATAACGCAATTACTTCCGGAATTCTTTATGCTCTAAACCTTAAAGGTTTCAAGATCCCTAATGATGTCTCAGTGGTTTCATATGGTGACAGTAACTGGTGTCGTTTTTATCCGACTCCTATTACTTCTGTATGTCAGCCTGTTGAGGAAATGGGAAGAATGGCTGCCAGTATGGTTCTGGAGCGTATCAACGGCAGCAAGGAAAAGATTAATAACGTGTGTTTAAAATCCATGCTGCTGCGTAGGGCTTCCACTTCAAGTCCAAACGCAGACTAG
- a CDS encoding sugar porter family MFS transporter, whose product MNKKLLLWAITSALAGFLFGFDTVVISGAESKIQQLWSLSGSMHGLAISAALWGTVLGSIFGSIPTAKYGRKKTLIFNGVLFLVGAIGSAVAWNVSSFFIFRFIGGLGIGISTIAAPLFISEISPAGDRGKLTGLFQFNIVFGILIAFFSNYVIANIAPDESAWRWMLGIQVIPSILYTIMCFSLPESPRWLIVDAKNDAEGKKVFSLINPEMSDGELNELVATVKASAAEEGKLKQSASKFFSKRLKYPILFAFLIAAFNQLSGINIILYFAPRLLGLAGIEDPVAASIALGVTNLIATFIGIRLIDLLGRKTLLLIGCVGYIASLSVCTYAFFHFEELKVVSNAIDTASTAEQLINMNNETVFFTAEDKSKAEVAFETAKKKLSDSTQKDSYTGTKVAFDGESLAEVRDIALQVKHEASSSLGSVSTLVLICMITFIASHAIGSGTIIWVFISEIFPNDQRAAGQSLGSATHWIFAAGLTLLFPIAIANFDAGFMFGFFALMMVVQIIWCAVMMPETKGRTLEEIGEALSSK is encoded by the coding sequence ATGAACAAAAAACTTTTACTGTGGGCTATAACTTCAGCTCTCGCAGGTTTCTTATTCGGTTTTGATACCGTAGTTATTTCAGGTGCTGAAAGCAAAATTCAGCAGTTATGGTCTCTTTCAGGCTCCATGCATGGTCTAGCAATTTCTGCTGCACTATGGGGAACCGTTCTAGGTTCTATTTTCGGTAGTATTCCTACTGCTAAATATGGTAGAAAAAAGACTCTTATCTTCAACGGTGTTCTATTCTTGGTAGGCGCTATCGGTTCTGCTGTTGCATGGAACGTATCATCATTCTTTATCTTCCGTTTCATCGGTGGTCTAGGAATTGGTATTTCAACCATTGCAGCACCTCTATTCATTTCAGAAATCTCACCTGCAGGTGATAGAGGTAAATTAACCGGTCTGTTCCAGTTCAACATCGTATTCGGTATTCTGATTGCATTCTTCTCTAACTATGTTATTGCTAACATTGCTCCAGACGAGTCTGCATGGCGTTGGATGCTGGGTATTCAGGTTATCCCATCAATTCTATATACCATCATGTGTTTCTCTCTACCAGAGTCACCACGCTGGTTAATTGTTGACGCTAAGAACGATGCTGAAGGTAAGAAGGTATTCTCTTTAATCAACCCAGAAATGTCTGATGGTGAGTTAAACGAGTTAGTTGCAACCGTTAAGGCCTCAGCAGCAGAGGAAGGCAAGTTAAAGCAGTCTGCTTCAAAGTTCTTCTCAAAGAGATTAAAGTATCCAATTCTGTTTGCTTTCCTAATTGCTGCATTCAACCAGTTATCAGGTATTAACATTATTCTTTACTTCGCTCCAAGACTGTTAGGTCTAGCAGGTATTGAAGATCCTGTTGCAGCTTCAATCGCTCTTGGTGTAACCAACCTGATTGCTACCTTTATCGGTATTCGCTTAATTGACCTTCTAGGCCGTAAGACACTTCTTCTGATTGGTTGCGTTGGTTATATCGCATCTCTATCAGTATGTACCTATGCATTCTTCCACTTCGAAGAGCTTAAGGTTGTTTCAAACGCAATTGATACCGCTTCAACTGCAGAGCAGTTAATCAACATGAACAATGAGACTGTATTCTTCACTGCTGAAGATAAGTCAAAGGCTGAAGTTGCTTTCGAAACTGCTAAGAAGAAGCTATCTGATTCAACTCAGAAAGATTCTTACACCGGTACTAAGGTTGCATTTGATGGTGAGTCATTAGCTGAAGTTCGTGATATCGCTCTTCAGGTTAAGCATGAGGCTTCATCTTCACTTGGTTCAGTAAGTACTCTGGTTCTTATCTGTATGATTACCTTCATTGCTTCTCACGCAATCGGTTCAGGCACCATCATCTGGGTATTCATCTCAGAAATCTTCCCTAACGATCAGCGTGCTGCAGGTCAGTCACTAGGTTCAGCAACTCACTGGATATTCGCTGCAGGTCTAACTCTGCTGTTCCCTATCGCAATTGCTAACTTCGATGCTGGCTTCATGTTCGGCTTCTTCGCTCTGATGATGGTTGTTCAGATTATCTGGTGTGCAGTCATGATGCCAGAGACCAAGGGCAGAACTCTTGAAGAGATTGGTGAAGCTTTATCATCAAAATAA
- a CDS encoding DUF2786 domain-containing protein → MTKEELIDKIKKLLALSDSSNPHEAAAALARAQKLMEKYNIESKEINADNGIDEIKLKTLSSISTQLIMSKLLNIIRKAFGVEPILHTNNSRVTNISLIGPADILESCEYIFTVLSRQAAFAIGEYTKMMDGEIYLETARNASFMCELQTKTPSFYNTVYGSQLTNLSCIMNEISMNNDAVFRNRTYKILGEKFKKLRNLGYLRVSVGFERGLKRIFTSIAKEKKQGFIQGYFNSISEKICEYAQPFEIQENIDKYISDKHPDLSEVRRHSVYNTFAAYQAYQKGVSEGNKVSLNSAIKDYAPKMDAIGMK, encoded by the coding sequence ATGACTAAAGAAGAACTGATTGATAAAATAAAAAAACTTCTGGCGCTATCCGATAGCTCAAATCCTCATGAAGCGGCGGCTGCTCTTGCAAGAGCTCAGAAGCTGATGGAAAAATACAACATTGAATCAAAAGAGATCAATGCAGACAACGGAATTGATGAGATTAAGCTAAAAACACTCAGCAGCATCAGCACACAGCTAATTATGTCAAAACTGCTCAATATCATCAGAAAAGCATTTGGAGTCGAACCGATACTGCATACCAATAACTCCAGGGTAACAAACATCAGTCTTATCGGTCCTGCTGATATTCTGGAAAGCTGTGAATATATCTTTACCGTTCTATCCCGTCAGGCAGCATTTGCTATCGGAGAGTATACAAAGATGATGGATGGTGAAATCTATTTAGAAACGGCACGTAATGCAAGTTTTATGTGTGAGCTGCAGACAAAAACACCTTCTTTCTACAATACTGTCTACGGGAGTCAACTAACAAATCTTAGCTGTATCATGAATGAAATTTCGATGAACAACGATGCTGTTTTCAGAAACAGAACTTATAAAATATTGGGCGAAAAATTTAAAAAACTCCGAAATCTCGGATATCTTCGTGTGTCAGTAGGATTTGAACGTGGTCTAAAGCGTATTTTCACTTCCATAGCTAAAGAAAAGAAACAGGGCTTTATTCAGGGATATTTCAATTCCATCAGCGAGAAAATATGCGAATATGCTCAGCCATTTGAGATCCAGGAGAATATTGATAAATATATCAGTGATAAGCATCCAGATCTAAGTGAAGTTAGAAGACATTCTGTATATAACACCTTTGCAGCCTATCAGGCCTACCAGAAGGGAGTTAGTGAAGGAAATAAGGTATCATTAAACTCAGCCATCAAGGATTATGCCCCTAAGATGGATGCTATTGGGATGAAGTAA